A single Thermoanaerobacterium sp. RBIITD DNA region contains:
- a CDS encoding response regulator transcription factor, whose product MINVMIADDHALLRQGLKQLIELEDDMTVTYQASDGEEAYKVAKEFPPDIILMDINMPHINGIKAAKMLKDESQKYKILFLTIYNDREYLLEALKIGVEGYILKDADSDELMKAIRIIYNGGIYIHPSLVNEIRNLNDDDYKKDLTERELQILSLIAKGYSNKAIAKKLYLSEKTVKNHVYSIFKKLDVKDRTQAAIYLLKNKNIYNTNT is encoded by the coding sequence ATGATCAACGTTATGATAGCTGATGACCATGCACTTTTGCGTCAAGGATTAAAACAGCTAATAGAATTAGAAGATGATATGACAGTTACATATCAAGCATCAGATGGTGAAGAGGCATATAAAGTAGCAAAAGAATTCCCTCCAGATATAATATTGATGGATATTAACATGCCACATATAAATGGGATAAAGGCTGCGAAGATGCTTAAAGATGAAAGTCAAAAGTATAAAATACTTTTTTTGACAATATATAACGACAGAGAATATTTACTGGAGGCATTAAAAATCGGTGTTGAAGGATATATCCTAAAAGATGCCGACTCAGATGAGTTAATGAAAGCCATAAGAATAATATATAACGGGGGAATATATATTCATCCATCACTTGTAAATGAAATAAGGAATTTAAATGATGACGATTATAAAAAGGACCTTACAGAAAGGGAGCTGCAAATTCTATCATTAATTGCTAAAGGCTACAGCAATAAAGCAATAGCGAAAAAATTATATTTAAGCGAAAAAACAGTAAAAAATCACGTTTATAGCATATTTAAGAAGTTAGATGTGAAAGACAGAACACAAGCAGCCATATATCTTTTAAAAAA
- a CDS encoding sensor histidine kinase, which yields MSHNFEYDKKLDNIVKKTIDVIDNSKEQIYEILEKTRNEYYDLENEINDLKVRIKAAIKDVEVLERKEKRSKLKLAYVSKQFNSMTEEAIKEAYDEAKEIQIELILKRREEKDLILRRNELERKLLEYRSIVEKAEKLSTQIGVALEYLTGDLTKMHMQFEELKDKQLLNIQIIEAQEEERKRIAREIHDGPAQAIANVLLKAELCEKLINKDVEKSKEELKNLKDIAQGSLKEVRKIIYDLRPSTLDDLGLIPAVSRYVTNFIKETGINVELSVFSDYKRLNPEIEITCYRVIQEALTNIYKHSKANNAIVKLEFGDCFISIIIKDDGVGFNSDTYENGFGLLGMRERVQILNGKFEVNSSLNEGTQIYVSIPLGGDKSNDQRYDS from the coding sequence ATGTCTCATAATTTTGAATATGATAAAAAACTTGATAATATTGTTAAGAAAACTATAGATGTAATTGATAACAGCAAGGAACAGATATATGAAATATTGGAAAAGACTAGAAACGAATATTATGACCTTGAAAATGAAATAAATGATTTAAAAGTTCGCATAAAAGCTGCTATCAAAGATGTAGAGGTCTTAGAGAGAAAAGAAAAACGTTCAAAGCTTAAACTTGCATACGTAAGTAAGCAATTTAACAGTATGACGGAAGAAGCTATTAAAGAGGCATACGATGAAGCAAAAGAAATACAAATAGAACTTATTTTAAAGAGACGCGAAGAAAAAGATCTAATTTTAAGGAGAAATGAGCTTGAAAGAAAGCTATTAGAGTATAGGTCAATCGTTGAAAAGGCCGAAAAACTTTCGACACAAATAGGTGTAGCATTAGAATATTTAACAGGTGATTTAACCAAAATGCACATGCAATTTGAAGAACTAAAAGATAAGCAGCTTTTGAATATTCAGATCATTGAAGCACAAGAAGAAGAAAGAAAAAGAATAGCAAGAGAAATTCATGATGGGCCAGCACAAGCAATTGCAAATGTTCTTTTAAAAGCAGAATTGTGCGAAAAACTTATAAATAAGGACGTAGAAAAGTCAAAAGAAGAACTTAAAAATTTGAAGGATATTGCACAAGGCTCTTTAAAAGAAGTTAGAAAAATAATATATGATTTAAGGCCGTCAACTCTAGATGACCTTGGCTTAATACCGGCTGTATCAAGATATGTTACAAATTTTATTAAAGAAACTGGGATTAATGTAGAATTATCTGTATTTTCAGATTACAAAAGACTTAATCCAGAAATTGAAATAACATGTTACAGGGTTATACAAGAAGCATTAACAAATATATATAAGCATTCAAAAGCAAATAATGCAATAGTAAAGTTAGAGTTTGGAGATTGTTTTATAAGTATAATAATAAAAGATGATGGAGTTGGCTTTAACAGCGATACATATGAAAATGGTTTTGGATTATTAGGTATGAGGGAAAGGGTACAAATTTTAAATGGAAAATTTGAAGTAAATAGTTCTCTTAATGAGGGCACACAAATCTATGTATCCATACCATTAGGTGGTGATAAAAGTAATGATCAACGTTATGATAGCTGA